The genome window TATCCCCCGTGAGATTCAGGGCTCCTATgtccaaacttaattgatcagcCCATGTCCAACGAGGCCGACCTCTCTTTCTCTTTCCCCGAACCGATATGCGTTCGACTCTCCTAACCGATGTCGAGCTACATTTGCGCCGAACATGTCCATACCAACATAAACGTCCCTCCCTTATCTTTTTAGAGATAGACTCAACACCTAAAAGACACCGAAAAGTAACATTCGGTATATGATCTGTCATGGTCTTACCACAAATCCGACGCAGCATACGCATTTCTGCTGTCTCAAGTCTACGCTCTTGAGCCTTTCTCAATGGCCAACACTCGTAACCGTATAATAATGACGGTCTGATTGCTACACGGTAGAATTTACCCTTCAACTCCAAAAGTACACTCTTATCACACAGCACCCTGGTAGCAGCCCGCCAGCGAAGCCAGCCTGTCGAAATATGATGTGTCGCATCTGCAGAAATATCTTCATTACTCTGAATGATAGAACTCAAGTATTTAAAAGTATTAGTTTGTGGGACACGAGCCTCCGCAATGCATACAACGACATCCGCCTTATGAATCTCCTCACTGAAATTGGCCCAGAGGTAACCAGTTTTAGAACGGCTCAGACGCAATCCATAACCCTCCAGCAATGTACGCCATTATTCTAATTTTGCATTAACATCACTACGAGACTCACCAATTAACACAATATCATCGGCAAAAAGCATACACCAAGGCACAGGAGCTTGAATGACATGGATAATCACATCCAAAACCATTATAAAAAGCAAAGGTCTTAATACCGAACCTTGATGAAGACCTACCTCAACTGCAAAATACTGAGTATCCCCAACAGGTGTCCCAACACATGTCCCCACCGTGGAATACATATCCTGTATGGTCTGAATATACACCGCCAGAACCCCTCGCACTGCTAAACATCTCCTAAGAACTGCCCGTGGTACACAATCATAAGACTTTTCAAGATCTATAAACACCATATGAAGATCCTTACGACACTCTCAATATTCTCCATAAGATAAGGAATGAGATAAATCGCTCAATGGTTGACCTTCCAGGCATAAAACCAAATTAATTCGCTGAAATGGTAACAAATCTTCGAATCCTACACTCAATAACTCGCTCCCAGAGTTTCATTGTATGACTAAGCAACTTAATACCACGGTAATTTTACAACTTTGAGcatcatctttatttttatagatGGGTACAACAACACTTAACCGCCACTCACTCAGCATCCTGGATGTccgaaatatatataacattaaaaAGAGCAGTCAACCATCTTACACCCTGTTCCGCCAAACACTGTCGAACCTCGATCGGAATCTCATCAAGCCTAATTGTCTTACCTTTACCCGTCATGCATAAAGCTGCGCGTACCTCTGCTATAGTAATATCTTGACACATACCAACCTCATTGTAAGAAACATGGACACTCTCTTGTTTGCAATCTCCCTTCCTCGAGTTGCATTAAATAACTTAGAAAAATACCTACCCCATCTTGCTGTAATATCCCCATCATGAAGAAAAACCCGATCACCCTCGTCCTTAATTAATATATCGAACCGCACCAAGATCCTGACTTCTCTAGTTATGTGCTTTTGCAAGTTTAAAATTTCATTCACTCCCTCAGTACCTAGACGCCTATACATGTCTTGATACGCCTTAGTTTttgtttacaaaagaaaaattaaaaaaataagtttcgGAATTAGGTCAATAGTACATCTTAAATTATGTGTCCAAAGTCAACTAACTCATATAAATTTGCGATGCTGGGAGTAGTGGTAGTAGATAATAATTGTTCATCAACGTGAAAAAAccgttaaaaattaaaagaaatggaTGGAAGGCATTTGTTTGGGTGAGAAGGGCAGAGATATGTGAACCCTGTATTTTTCCCTGAAATAACTGATTCCTCCCGCGAAAATctctaattttcttttttaaacaaatttctcttGTGTTCATTTAATTTTTAGCTTCTCTCTCATGTCTCGTTCCATTTTTCAAGGATCTCTTCTCATTTCTTTTCTCAACTTCCTCCTCTTCTTTTGATcacctttcttttcttttcattatTCACAAACTCAGTTAGCTGCTCACTTCCTAACAGAGACAGACACCATGGTACATTTCTGATTTCGTGTCTTTTATGTTCCTGCGCAGTTTATGTTTacgtttttttgaatttatgtgTTCGATTCGATTATTGTTATTAGGCACATTAGTTCAACTCCATTGCATttgttgattgatttttttttttagttaaaaaatgtgAAAAAAGTTATGATCTTGATCTCCTCCTACATTCTACTCTTATTTATGCAATATCACACTGAAATGTGACATTTTGTCCATGTTTATCGAAATTCTGAGCGTGATTAGATAGCTCAAGGTAAATGCTTATCTTTCGTCATCCTAAGTagtagaaaatttattatatcattatgTTGAACGCTTGAACATGTATGACGGATTCAAttccagttatatatatatttctgtacTCATTCTCCTTCGAGCAATTGCCAAGGCCAGAATATTTCATCAATGCATGTAAACTCGCTGTGGGGATGATTAAAGGTCTCATCGTGTTTGTTAAACACTTATTTTCGGTATTATTTTCATGATATGCATATTTTTAGGCGAACGCCGCATCTGGGATGGCCGTGGAAGATGATTGTAAGCTGAAGTTTCTGGATTTAAAAGCAAAGAGATGCTACCGTTTCATTGTCTTCAAGATTGACGGGCAGCAAGTCGTGGTGGAGAAACTTGGGAGCCCAGATGAAAGTTACGACGATTTCACCAACTCTCTGCCTGCTGATGAATGCCGCTATGCTGTCTTTGATTTCGATTTCACTACTAATGAAAATGTCCAGAAAAGCAAGATTGTCTTTGTTGCTTGGTAAAGTGATCCTTGACTTGATTACTCGCACATCAAGGACTAGAAACATAAATCTACAAAGAAAAGGATGTAAAATCTAGCCATTAAACATAGAATATAGTGATTTTCAGAAGTTAACAACTTGCCTGCAAAAAATAATGTCTTTAAtgatcaataccttcctgtctTGTTTGTTTAGGTCACCGGATACCTCCAGGGTGAGAATGAAGATGGTGTACGCAAGCTCCAAGGATAGGTTTAAGCGAGAGCTGGACGGAATCCAGGTTGAGTTGCAAGCAACTGATCCCAGTGAGATGAGTCTTGACATTGTAAAAGCTCGTGCAGTCTAAAATCCGGGAACTGATAGAGTTTCCTTTGATCTGCAGCCACCATGCAACAGTAGATGCATACTATGGCTGAAACATTTGTAATTTTTGCGTCTAACATATGTTTATTATACTAAACTCCGTAGCAGAACTAATGTGGTATTATGATTCCTTCTTTTGTAATGTTTATGACATTCAATATTCTCTTTAACTATGTTGGTGTCAAGCGTCCGCTAGATTGAATTTTGTGGAAAGAAACATATACGAACTAATTCTACGCAGTGATATATATTTCTCTGCGCACATCCTACAGAATGCCGATTACATTAAAACTCAGACTGAGACttaattatacataaaataaatatatatgcaaGAACATATCACCTAAATCTGTTTGTTTTGCTTCTGGTTGTCCCAAAATTGCTCTTCCCATCTCTCAACTTGTTTTATTGAGTTCTGTTTTCTCCGAAGAACAGACTGAAGAGTTGCAGGATCATATGGAGGCTGCAGTACACATGGATCCCCATCTTTTGGACCTTTCACCAAGGATTCCATCATAAACTTCTTTGTTAATCCTTCAGCAGGACAAGCCATCGTCTCGGAACAAAGCTCTACTGCTTTTGGAGGTATGACAGGCTTGTATTTCAAGAGTTTGGCATATTGGTTCAACAGATGGAACATGTAATCGTAGACCTTTTCCATCTTCAAATCCTGCTGAATAAATTTGCTTGCCTCCTTGCCAATGGCACTTGCCTGTTATATGCATGTGAAaggaaatgaaaaaaataaataaaagggcAACAAGAAATTTAAG of Daucus carota subsp. sativus chromosome 3, DH1 v3.0, whole genome shotgun sequence contains these proteins:
- the LOC108215022 gene encoding actin-depolymerizing factor 12; this translates as MANAASGMAVEDDCKLKFLDLKAKRCYRFIVFKIDGQQVVVEKLGSPDESYDDFTNSLPADECRYAVFDFDFTTNENVQKSKIVFVAWSPDTSRVRMKMVYASSKDRFKRELDGIQVELQATDPSEMSLDIVKARAV